In Wenyingzhuangia fucanilytica, the following are encoded in one genomic region:
- a CDS encoding Crp/Fnr family transcriptional regulator, with amino-acid sequence METFLKFINNIHPLPEEILKAFFDLAKVKSYKSGEHLCEIGNVNNKLFFVIEGITRTYMKTSSDSREINKSIAAPGQLAGSLKSAIQKSPALIACQALTDAVVMEISVDDLATLRKIYPEFGEFMYKTVEREYTQLEESLIDLLSKNATERYLILRKNIKNIDQLIPQFHIASHLGITPIQLSRIRKKLLKQ; translated from the coding sequence ATGGAGACATTTTTAAAATTTATTAACAACATACACCCCTTACCCGAAGAAATTCTCAAAGCATTTTTCGACTTAGCAAAAGTAAAATCATATAAATCAGGAGAGCATTTATGCGAAATTGGTAACGTAAACAATAAATTGTTTTTTGTAATTGAAGGTATTACTAGAACTTACATGAAAACAAGTTCTGATTCAAGAGAAATAAACAAGTCTATTGCAGCTCCTGGACAATTAGCTGGTTCTTTAAAATCTGCTATACAAAAATCTCCAGCATTAATTGCTTGTCAAGCTTTGACTGATGCTGTAGTAATGGAAATTAGTGTTGACGATTTAGCAACCTTAAGAAAAATATATCCAGAATTTGGGGAATTTATGTATAAAACAGTAGAAAGAGAATACACACAGTTAGAAGAATCTTTAATTGATTTACTTTCTAAAAACGCTACTGAACGCTATCTTATTTTAAGAAAAAACATTAAAAACATAGACCAATTAATTCCACAATTTCACATTGCTTCGCATTTAGGAATCACCCCTATACAGCTAAGTAGAATTAGGAAAAAATTATTAAAACAATAA
- the dapB gene encoding 4-hydroxy-tetrahydrodipicolinate reductase translates to MKIALLGYGKMGQTIEKIAVSRGHEIVVVVDENTKEYDITLADVAIDFSIPSVAVNNISNCFNNNVPVVSGTTGWLADYQKMVDLCNEKNGGFIYASNYSLGVNIFFELNQHLAKMMKNLSQYNVTMEEIHHKQKLDEPSGTAITLAEGVIEHTKYNGWEVDKATEELNIPIKAIRSPEVPGTHTVDYTSEVDSIEIKHTAHNRQGFALGAVIAAEWLVGKHGVFSMRDVLGL, encoded by the coding sequence ATGAAAATAGCATTATTAGGATACGGAAAAATGGGACAGACTATTGAAAAAATAGCTGTTAGTAGAGGACATGAAATTGTTGTTGTTGTTGATGAAAACACCAAAGAATACGATATTACTTTAGCCGATGTTGCTATTGATTTTAGTATCCCTTCTGTTGCTGTAAACAACATATCAAACTGTTTTAACAATAATGTACCAGTGGTTTCTGGTACTACAGGTTGGTTGGCAGATTACCAAAAAATGGTGGATTTGTGTAACGAAAAAAATGGTGGATTTATCTACGCATCAAACTATAGTTTGGGAGTAAATATCTTTTTTGAATTAAATCAACATTTGGCAAAAATGATGAAAAACTTATCTCAGTACAATGTTACTATGGAAGAAATTCATCACAAACAAAAATTAGACGAACCTAGTGGAACAGCTATCACATTAGCCGAAGGAGTTATAGAACACACCAAATACAACGGGTGGGAAGTTGATAAAGCTACAGAAGAATTAAACATACCTATCAAAGCGATTCGTAGTCCTGAAGTTCCTGGAACTCACACGGTAGATTACACATCTGAAGTAGATAGTATAGAAATTAAACACACCGCTCATAACCGTCAAGGATTTGCTTTAGGAGCTGTTATTGCTGCTGAATGGTTAGTAGGAAAACACGGAGTATTTTCTATGAGAGATGTATTAGGTTTATAA
- a CDS encoding COG3014 family protein: protein MKKIVFIIKYVLVAVLALSTFGCATYHQLSAKYQHEVLSGEFDVAMKSIDNNKFLTKDRNELLYCLEKGKIAYLKGDYKLSNELFNKADLLIEDHKVSKVGEALAVLSNPEKTTYKSEDFEKVAIHYYKALNYIFLNSYDEALVEAKRINLQLQEINDAYPAGKKNRYTTDAFALNLQGLLYEVTGNLNDAFISYRNAVELYQENEGTYFGVNIPTQLKKDLINSAHRLGFKDEELRYSELFQIKYEAKPNDFKGDLVVFWESGLVPYKSQTYFTFTSLPGNNNGFVSIANEELGISFPVPTGNHNSNGGFSDLNVFNIAFPKYEDRAPYFTNGKVILNNNVSEEYKLELVEDYKTIAFQTLKDRTIREIGKIAIRVATKKLSENIVRNQNENLGAVLGLINALTEKTDTRNWQTLPNKIYYTRIPLNQTENKVKVQVKTNNGETVAKEFEVKPSGNLNFINYITPQSQGFN from the coding sequence ATGAAAAAAATCGTTTTTATAATAAAATATGTACTTGTTGCAGTATTAGCTTTAAGTACATTCGGATGTGCTACTTACCATCAGTTAAGCGCAAAATATCAGCATGAAGTATTAAGTGGTGAATTTGATGTTGCCATGAAAAGTATTGATAATAATAAGTTTCTTACCAAAGATAGAAATGAGTTGTTATACTGCTTAGAAAAAGGAAAAATAGCCTATTTAAAAGGAGATTATAAACTGAGTAACGAGCTTTTTAACAAGGCAGATTTATTGATTGAAGATCATAAAGTAAGCAAGGTTGGCGAGGCTTTAGCGGTTTTGTCTAACCCAGAAAAAACAACTTATAAAAGTGAAGACTTTGAGAAAGTAGCCATTCATTATTACAAAGCACTGAATTATATTTTTTTAAATTCTTATGATGAAGCTTTGGTTGAAGCCAAAAGAATTAATCTTCAACTTCAGGAAATTAACGATGCTTACCCTGCAGGAAAAAAGAACCGTTATACTACAGATGCTTTTGCACTTAATTTACAAGGTTTGTTGTATGAAGTTACAGGAAATTTAAACGATGCTTTTATATCTTATAGAAATGCTGTTGAACTTTATCAAGAAAATGAAGGAACTTATTTCGGTGTTAATATTCCTACACAGTTAAAAAAAGATTTGATAAACTCCGCACATCGTTTAGGATTTAAGGACGAAGAGTTGAGGTATTCAGAATTATTTCAAATCAAATACGAAGCAAAACCTAATGATTTTAAAGGAGATTTGGTTGTGTTTTGGGAAAGTGGATTGGTTCCATATAAATCACAAACGTATTTTACTTTTACCTCGTTGCCAGGAAATAATAATGGATTTGTAAGTATTGCAAATGAAGAATTAGGAATTAGTTTTCCTGTACCAACAGGTAATCATAATAGTAATGGAGGCTTTTCCGATCTTAATGTTTTTAATATTGCTTTTCCTAAATATGAAGATAGAGCTCCATATTTTACCAACGGTAAAGTTATTTTAAACAATAATGTTTCCGAAGAATATAAATTAGAGTTGGTAGAAGATTATAAAACTATTGCTTTTCAAACATTAAAAGATAGAACTATAAGAGAGATTGGAAAGATTGCCATACGTGTGGCAACCAAAAAACTATCAGAAAACATAGTAAGAAATCAAAATGAGAATTTAGGAGCGGTGTTAGGGTTGATTAATGCTTTAACAGAAAAAACGGATACCAGAAACTGGCAAACCTTACCTAATAAAATATATTATACAAGAATACCATTAAATCAAACTGAGAATAAGGTTAAAGTCCAAGTAAAAACAAACAATGGGGAGACTGTAGCAAAGGAATTTGAGGTAAAACCGTCTGGAAACCTAAATTTCATCAACTATATTACCCCACAAAGTCAAGGCTTTAATTAA
- the lepB gene encoding signal peptidase I, producing the protein MSWILFFIVVQVLHFAGTWKLYQKAGRKSWEAAIPVYNAIVLMGIINRPKWWVILLFIPVINLLIFPVIWVEIARSFRKFDTKDTWLAILSLGFYNFYLNYVVFDQLKYNANRSIKPPSKTGEWVSSITFAVVAATLVHTYIMQPFTIPTSSLEKSLLIGDFLFVSKFHYGARVPISPISLPMVHDSIPKTKLRSYVEGIEFPYMRLPGLQKVKRNEIVVFNWPSDSLALMWGDTSDKFTYKPIDKKTNYVKRCVGVPGDSLEIKNGYIYINGERTVLPDRAKPQFNYYVETNAPFTADEIIHGYNVNPSEASVMNQEGTKYFINLDKEHALMMQKDPKVTSIKRSIDPKGVYDPSIFPHDPQYAWSQDNYGPIYIPAKGDKVVLDKKSLPFYKRIISEYEKNNFEIKSNGDIYINGIKTNEYTFKQDYFWMMGDNRQRSLDARYWGYTPFDHVVGKPVFIWMSLDQNESAINKKIRWNRLFTTVGGEGEPKSYFVYFLVAIGLYYVGKEVIKRRKK; encoded by the coding sequence ATGAGCTGGATTTTATTCTTTATAGTAGTACAGGTACTACACTTTGCAGGAACTTGGAAACTATATCAAAAAGCAGGTAGAAAATCGTGGGAAGCTGCTATTCCTGTTTACAATGCAATAGTGCTAATGGGAATTATTAACCGACCTAAATGGTGGGTAATCCTTTTGTTTATTCCTGTAATCAACCTATTAATATTTCCAGTGATTTGGGTAGAAATTGCTCGTAGTTTTAGAAAATTTGATACTAAGGACACTTGGTTAGCTATTTTATCTTTAGGTTTTTATAATTTCTATTTAAACTATGTTGTATTTGATCAATTAAAATACAATGCCAATAGAAGTATTAAACCGCCTAGTAAAACTGGAGAATGGGTTAGCTCTATTACATTTGCTGTAGTTGCTGCTACACTTGTACACACGTACATTATGCAACCTTTTACTATTCCAACTTCATCTTTAGAAAAATCTTTACTTATTGGAGATTTTTTATTTGTAAGTAAGTTCCACTACGGGGCAAGAGTACCTATTAGTCCTATATCATTACCAATGGTACACGACTCTATTCCTAAAACTAAATTACGTTCTTATGTAGAAGGAATTGAGTTTCCATACATGAGGCTTCCTGGTTTACAAAAAGTAAAAAGAAACGAAATTGTTGTTTTTAACTGGCCATCAGATTCTTTAGCGTTGATGTGGGGAGATACCTCGGACAAATTCACTTACAAACCTATTGATAAAAAAACCAATTATGTAAAACGTTGTGTAGGAGTTCCTGGTGATAGTTTAGAAATTAAAAACGGATACATCTACATTAATGGAGAGAGAACTGTTTTGCCAGACCGAGCAAAGCCTCAGTTTAATTATTACGTAGAAACCAATGCTCCTTTTACTGCTGATGAAATTATACATGGTTACAATGTAAATCCTTCTGAAGCTTCTGTAATGAATCAAGAAGGAACAAAGTACTTTATCAATTTAGATAAAGAACATGCTTTAATGATGCAAAAGGATCCTAAAGTAACTTCTATCAAAAGAAGTATAGATCCTAAAGGAGTTTATGATCCTAGTATTTTTCCTCACGATCCTCAATATGCTTGGAGTCAAGATAATTACGGACCAATTTATATTCCTGCCAAAGGAGATAAAGTTGTTCTAGATAAAAAATCACTTCCTTTTTACAAAAGAATTATTTCTGAATACGAGAAAAATAATTTTGAAATTAAAAGCAATGGAGATATTTACATCAACGGAATAAAAACCAATGAATATACTTTTAAACAAGATTATTTTTGGATGATGGGAGACAACCGTCAGCGTTCTTTAGATGCACGTTATTGGGGATACACTCCTTTTGATCATGTTGTTGGTAAACCTGTATTTATTTGGATGAGTTTAGATCAAAATGAATCGGCTATTAACAAAAAAATACGTTGGAATAGATTATTTACTACCGTTGGTGGCGAGGGAGAACCTAAGTCTTATTTTGTATATTTCTTAGTAGCAATAGGACTTTATTATGTTGGTAAAGAAGTCATCAAACGAAGAAAAAAATAA
- a CDS encoding DUF5683 domain-containing protein: MIRNKLIIVIFIFTTQFSFSQDQEGQLSVDSQAFLEDTDSYDPLTPAKAAFYSAVLPGLGQAYNKRYWKIPIVYGALITPLYYYSINAKAYNKTRKAFKQRAAGEKDIYFNLYSDQSLENAQQVYRRNRDTSLLTFVGLYALQILEASIDAHLLQFNISDKITFDPKLMRDNVSNDNYLGLSLNLNF, encoded by the coding sequence GTGATTCGTAACAAACTCATAATCGTCATATTTATTTTTACGACACAATTTTCTTTTTCGCAAGATCAAGAAGGTCAATTGTCTGTAGACAGTCAAGCCTTTTTAGAAGACACGGACAGTTACGACCCTTTAACTCCTGCAAAAGCGGCATTTTACTCTGCTGTTTTGCCAGGATTAGGTCAAGCCTATAACAAACGTTATTGGAAAATCCCTATAGTTTACGGTGCTTTAATAACACCACTTTATTATTACAGCATTAACGCTAAAGCCTATAACAAAACAAGAAAAGCTTTTAAACAAAGAGCTGCTGGCGAAAAAGATATATATTTCAATCTTTATTCTGACCAGAGTTTAGAAAATGCACAACAAGTTTATAGAAGAAATAGAGACACCTCTTTATTAACTTTTGTAGGTTTGTATGCTTTACAAATTTTAGAAGCCAGTATAGATGCACATTTGTTGCAATTTAACATATCAGATAAAATAACATTCGACCCTAAATTGATGAGAGACAATGTTTCTAATGACAATTATCTAGGGTTATCTTTAAATCTTAACTTTTAA
- a CDS encoding ParA family protein — translation MGKIIAIANQKGGVGKTTTSVNLAASLGVLEKKVLIIDADPQANASSGLGIDIESIEKGTYELLEHSCTAAEAIVPTNSPNVDIIPAHIDLVAIEIELVDKENREYMLKEALKPVVDLYDFIIIDCAPSLGLITLNSLTAANSVIIPIQCEYFALEGLGKLLNTIKSVQKIHNPSLDIEGLLLTMYDSRLRLSNQVVEEVKKHFSDMVFETIIQRNIRLGEAPSYGESIIAYDATSRGAVNYINLAHEVITKN, via the coding sequence ATGGGAAAAATTATTGCTATTGCTAATCAAAAAGGAGGTGTTGGTAAAACAACTACCTCAGTAAACTTAGCTGCCTCTTTAGGAGTTTTAGAAAAAAAGGTTTTGATTATTGATGCTGACCCTCAAGCCAATGCATCATCTGGTTTGGGTATTGATATTGAAAGTATAGAAAAAGGAACCTACGAACTTTTAGAACATTCTTGTACAGCTGCCGAAGCTATTGTACCAACCAACTCACCTAATGTAGATATTATTCCTGCACATATTGATTTGGTTGCCATAGAAATTGAATTGGTAGATAAAGAAAATAGAGAATACATGTTAAAAGAGGCCTTAAAGCCTGTTGTTGATTTGTATGATTTTATTATTATTGACTGTGCTCCTTCTTTAGGTTTAATTACCTTAAACTCATTAACCGCTGCAAACTCTGTAATTATTCCAATTCAGTGTGAATATTTTGCTTTAGAAGGTTTAGGAAAATTATTAAACACCATTAAAAGTGTTCAAAAAATACACAATCCTTCTTTAGATATTGAAGGACTTTTACTAACTATGTACGATTCTCGTTTGCGTTTATCAAATCAAGTTGTAGAAGAAGTAAAGAAACACTTTAGTGATATGGTTTTTGAAACCATTATACAACGTAACATTCGTTTAGGAGAAGCTCCAAGTTATGGAGAAAGTATTATAGCTTATGATGCCACTAGTAGAGGGGCTGTAAACTATATTAACCTTGCTCACGAAGTGATTACAAAGAATTAA
- a CDS encoding DUF349 domain-containing protein, which produces MITIDMEKETQSIDYKTMSLEVLVATLKKLIDENPIQDIKEQASAIRASFYYQYNEQLDKAKDAFVQEGGNEIDFEYSQPIQTEFKDLWKSYVEKKNNHYQKIAKELTTNLAKREEIISSIKALVEKGEVSNTYKEFQQLVSDWKEVGPVSSDKYQETWGNYHLYVEQYYDLLHINNDLRAIDFKHNLEAKNQIIEKAKELLEHSDVQFAFNELQVLHKIWKEETGPVAKEFREPVWEEFSALSNAIHDKRAVLLEELRNVEEKNYEQKLAKIQEIKTFDFSKNKTFGDWKKSIDAFEVLKEEFLAIGKIPKNKNKEVWDVFKESTREFNSAKNNFFKEIKASQNEAIASKKALIEEALAWKDSDDFEAATEVFKRIQAAWKRVGFVPRKQADILWKEFKGVCDAYFDRLNNVKKEGTAEEQENLVKKEAFLAKLAEVEINVDSYKDLLKEWIAYGLVPSQKNKIDQDILHLITKELALPKDKVEAEFIKYQLKIAYLLAIDSKKLYTEYDQLRKEVDTVTKDLKQLENNLGFFSNSKKGNPLFDTVMKSIATEKEKLVLAKKKMKYLKSFQ; this is translated from the coding sequence ATGATTACCATAGATATGGAAAAAGAAACTCAATCAATAGACTATAAAACAATGTCTCTAGAAGTTTTGGTTGCTACCTTAAAGAAGTTAATTGATGAAAATCCTATACAGGACATAAAAGAACAAGCAAGTGCTATTAGAGCTTCTTTTTATTATCAATATAATGAGCAGTTGGATAAAGCCAAGGATGCATTTGTACAAGAAGGAGGTAATGAAATAGATTTTGAGTATTCTCAACCTATTCAGACCGAGTTTAAAGATTTATGGAAGTCTTATGTAGAGAAAAAGAACAATCACTATCAAAAAATAGCAAAAGAGCTTACTACTAATTTAGCTAAAAGAGAAGAAATTATATCATCTATAAAAGCTTTAGTAGAAAAAGGTGAGGTATCAAATACTTATAAAGAATTTCAACAATTGGTTTCTGATTGGAAAGAAGTTGGCCCTGTAAGTTCAGATAAATATCAAGAAACTTGGGGAAATTATCACTTGTATGTAGAGCAGTATTATGATTTATTGCACATCAATAATGATTTAAGAGCGATTGATTTTAAACACAATTTAGAAGCTAAAAATCAAATTATAGAAAAAGCTAAAGAATTGTTAGAGCATAGTGATGTTCAGTTTGCTTTTAATGAATTACAGGTTTTACATAAAATTTGGAAGGAAGAAACTGGACCTGTAGCCAAAGAGTTTAGAGAGCCAGTTTGGGAAGAATTTTCAGCTTTATCTAATGCCATTCACGATAAAAGAGCTGTGTTGTTAGAGGAGTTAAGAAATGTTGAAGAGAAAAATTACGAACAAAAATTAGCGAAAATTCAAGAAATTAAAACTTTTGATTTTTCTAAAAATAAAACTTTTGGAGATTGGAAAAAAAGCATAGATGCTTTTGAAGTTTTAAAAGAAGAATTTTTAGCTATTGGTAAAATTCCTAAAAACAAAAACAAAGAAGTTTGGGATGTTTTTAAAGAATCAACAAGAGAATTTAATAGTGCTAAGAACAATTTCTTTAAAGAAATAAAAGCTTCGCAAAACGAGGCAATTGCAAGTAAAAAAGCTTTGATAGAAGAAGCTTTGGCTTGGAAAGATTCTGATGATTTTGAAGCTGCAACAGAGGTTTTTAAAAGAATTCAAGCCGCTTGGAAAAGAGTAGGTTTTGTACCTAGAAAACAAGCAGATATTTTATGGAAAGAGTTTAAAGGAGTTTGCGATGCTTATTTTGATAGACTAAATAATGTTAAAAAAGAAGGTACTGCCGAAGAACAAGAGAACTTAGTTAAAAAAGAAGCTTTTTTAGCAAAATTAGCTGAGGTTGAAATTAATGTAGATTCTTACAAAGATTTGCTTAAAGAGTGGATTGCTTATGGTTTGGTACCATCACAAAAAAATAAAATAGATCAAGATATTTTACATTTGATTACCAAAGAACTTGCTTTACCAAAAGATAAGGTAGAGGCGGAGTTTATAAAATATCAATTAAAGATAGCTTACTTATTAGCAATTGATAGTAAAAAACTATATACGGAGTACGATCAGTTGCGTAAAGAAGTTGATACTGTTACTAAAGATTTAAAGCAGCTAGAAAATAATTTAGGATTCTTTTCTAACAGTAAAAAAGGAAACCCTTTATTTGATACTGTAATGAAGTCTATAGCTACTGAAAAAGAAAAATTAGTCTTGGCTAAAAAGAAAATGAAATATTTAAAATCATTTCAATAA
- a CDS encoding penicillin-binding protein activator LpoB yields the protein MRKGLLIAVMSVVTLIATTSCSRKVTRIDTNEQIDISGRWNDTDARLSAEALSAQIVMGDWINEFMIEKGKKPAVIVGLIRNKSHEHIDAEIFTVEVEKALVKYQKAKVVQGGEMRNELRAEKADQQTNASVSTMKKFGLETGADFMLQGSINSVVDALKKQKVVYYQIDLELTNIETNEKVWFGDKKIKKYVKN from the coding sequence ATGAGAAAAGGATTGTTAATTGCAGTTATGAGTGTAGTTACATTAATAGCTACAACCTCATGTTCTAGAAAAGTAACTAGAATAGATACCAATGAACAAATTGATATTAGTGGTAGATGGAACGATACAGATGCTAGGTTAAGTGCCGAAGCGTTAAGTGCTCAAATCGTCATGGGAGATTGGATTAATGAGTTTATGATTGAAAAAGGAAAAAAACCAGCAGTTATAGTTGGTTTAATTCGTAACAAGTCTCATGAACATATTGATGCGGAGATTTTTACTGTTGAGGTAGAAAAAGCTTTGGTTAAATATCAAAAAGCAAAAGTGGTTCAAGGTGGAGAAATGAGAAATGAACTAAGAGCAGAAAAAGCCGATCAACAAACAAACGCATCAGTATCTACTATGAAAAAGTTTGGTTTAGAAACCGGAGCGGATTTTATGTTGCAAGGGTCTATAAACTCTGTGGTTGATGCCTTAAAAAAACAAAAAGTGGTTTACTACCAAATAGATTTAGAGTTAACCAATATTGAAACAAACGAAAAAGTTTGGTTCGGAGATAAAAAAATCAAGAAATACGTTAAAAATTAG
- a CDS encoding WbqC family protein, producing the protein MIPKLLVQPAYFAPIAQYAAILQAKTTEFETHDNFVKQTYRTRCYIYGANGKLLLNVPVSKAKGQKTLTTEVELNYEEDWQKLHLKSLQSAYRTSPFYEYYEADLTGIFTTKHKYLWELHQKVHAFVMDALQEEKPSSETTEYFNDYTDKTDLRSWIEAKKKLNIDFPKYVQMFDDKHGFLENLSILDLIFMEGPNASLYLENLNINNALT; encoded by the coding sequence ATGATTCCTAAACTTTTAGTACAACCTGCATACTTTGCTCCTATAGCACAGTATGCAGCCATATTACAGGCAAAAACTACTGAGTTTGAAACACATGATAATTTTGTGAAACAAACTTATAGAACGCGCTGTTATATATATGGTGCTAATGGAAAACTACTTTTAAACGTACCAGTAAGCAAAGCCAAAGGACAAAAAACGTTAACCACAGAGGTTGAATTAAATTACGAAGAAGATTGGCAAAAATTGCATTTAAAATCTTTGCAATCTGCGTATAGAACATCGCCTTTTTACGAATATTACGAAGCTGATTTAACAGGTATTTTTACAACAAAGCATAAATACTTGTGGGAATTACATCAAAAAGTACATGCTTTTGTGATGGATGCTTTACAAGAAGAAAAACCTTCTTCTGAAACTACCGAATACTTTAACGATTATACAGACAAAACAGATTTAAGAAGTTGGATTGAAGCTAAAAAGAAATTAAATATTGATTTTCCTAAATATGTACAAATGTTTGACGACAAACATGGATTTTTAGAAAACTTAAGTATTTTGGATTTGATTTTTATGGAAGGTCCTAATGCTAGTTTGTATTTAGAAAATTTAAATATCAACAATGCTCTCACTTAA
- a CDS encoding DUF6122 family protein produces the protein MLSLKFCIHYGLHFLFPGLIAYVYNPKKWKRNWLILISTMLIDLDHLLASPIFDPNRCSIGFHPLHSYIAIFVYIILLFYKKTNLIAIGFLFHLFTDFVDCYLK, from the coding sequence ATGCTCTCACTTAAATTTTGTATCCATTATGGATTACATTTTTTATTTCCAGGACTCATTGCCTATGTATATAATCCTAAAAAATGGAAACGAAATTGGTTGATATTAATTTCAACCATGTTAATAGATCTTGATCACTTATTAGCAAGCCCAATTTTTGATCCTAATAGATGTAGTATTGGATTTCATCCATTACATTCTTACATCGCTATTTTTGTTTACATTATTTTGTTATTCTACAAAAAAACAAACTTAATTGCCATTGGCTTTTTATTTCATTTATTCACGGATTTCGTGGATTGTTACTTAAAATAA
- a CDS encoding ParB/RepB/Spo0J family partition protein, translated as MAKATKKQALGRGLSALLKENDMTVRSANHEKATEIIGNIIELDLNQIEVNPFQPRTYFDEEALKELADSIKILGVIQPITVRRIDDKFQLVSGERRFRASKLIGNKTIPAYIRLANDQEMLEMALVENIQRKNLDPIEVALSYQRLIDEINLTQEELGGRVGKKRSTVTNYLRLLKLDPIIQTGMRDGFVSMGHGRALINIDNTLTQLEVYEKILKDGLSVRQTEALVADMKQEKPKKSVSNTTPTFVNESQDKFNRFFGQKVAISANAKGKGKIAISFGSEEEFNKIKALLNLGDS; from the coding sequence ATGGCAAAAGCAACAAAAAAACAAGCTTTAGGTAGAGGCCTTTCTGCATTATTGAAAGAAAACGACATGACTGTTCGCTCTGCCAATCATGAAAAAGCGACCGAAATTATTGGAAATATTATTGAATTAGATTTAAATCAAATTGAAGTAAATCCTTTTCAACCTAGAACTTATTTTGACGAAGAAGCTTTAAAAGAATTAGCAGATTCTATTAAGATTTTAGGAGTTATACAACCTATTACTGTTCGTAGAATAGACGATAAATTCCAATTGGTTTCGGGAGAAAGAAGGTTTAGAGCTTCTAAGTTAATCGGAAACAAAACCATTCCTGCATACATTCGTTTGGCTAACGACCAAGAGATGTTAGAAATGGCCTTGGTAGAAAATATTCAACGTAAAAACTTAGATCCTATTGAAGTTGCTTTGTCTTATCAACGTTTAATTGATGAAATCAACCTAACTCAAGAAGAATTAGGAGGTCGTGTTGGTAAAAAAAGATCAACTGTAACCAATTACCTACGTTTGTTAAAATTAGATCCTATTATTCAAACAGGAATGAGAGATGGTTTTGTTAGCATGGGACATGGTAGAGCATTAATTAACATAGACAATACCTTAACTCAGCTAGAGGTTTACGAAAAAATCTTAAAAGATGGATTATCTGTAAGACAAACAGAAGCATTGGTTGCTGACATGAAACAAGAAAAACCAAAAAAATCCGTTTCAAATACAACTCCTACTTTTGTAAATGAAAGTCAAGATAAATTTAATCGTTTCTTTGGGCAAAAAGTAGCCATTAGCGCCAATGCCAAAGGAAAAGGGAAAATTGCCATTTCATTTGGATCAGAAGAAGAATTTAACAAAATTAAAGCTTTATTAAACTTAGGTGATTCGTAA